One Etheostoma spectabile isolate EspeVRDwgs_2016 chromosome 12, UIUC_Espe_1.0, whole genome shotgun sequence genomic window carries:
- the rnf31 gene encoding E3 ubiquitin-protein ligase RNF31 isoform X1 — protein MPCRMPSLSEQLQEVRSLAEVCLYSGGKVVEVRVGVMAMANLPLPPCSKYCHIAAETMVIENSFGINRKETLASLQRLSTALNILEKYGCNLTNPNRPKYWRTVKHNNPVFRATVDAIQGGRAVLCLYGYSNQQPDGLSFPDDVTDPDVGRVAAVTLEVMSLRMELEMLIKDAHPHPEFYERILPTLRHKDVGLNTDTVVCHFSSPSYRSDGQTKSLAFPLHHHSSRENSRGQSLSSNHQSLRSIQVFPTSSKKHPENCTICGIFRISAHCLTCLLGLCSECDRLYHSYPERANHRRTAVSSSSSSSSSSSSSKNRNSQGSSAWSCLHCSKVNSVQEVLCEACERPRLELISSKVDESQPATVTDWQCKSCTMVNAASSILCEVCERPRLATRPPETPSHPPITPPRPPAPVLGMPGDPDSQWVCQFCTYLNYSPATVCEMCDLARPEPAPLPAKLRPPSPVRRVPALPIKPKEPAPEDLDSWRQRLMKEEGLKLIQLIRDGEKKGVSPEEVYTSMRVAGDSSILPCKWLKTELPLLLDQIRTLVATSSLQSVSDKTTTERTNRSCKAPAEDAGKEVGPAETESGVQLSRVEAKQAWLTAGGESERAARQALRDRLAKVKELCTLGFSDEARCHEVLRQSGGEVRGALALLQRPLLEPFHKHIWSDKPEPPVDIHHPDKQHICRRLLAVYDLPSWGRCELALSLLLEHSAPYSLEDVVQAVRESHDREFIKRVLAKECPICLSVFPHSKMQSLTSCQCSVCCGCFQQHFTIAVRDKHIRDMVCPVCWEPDINDPEHLNSYFSTLDIQLRECLEPEVYELFHKKLTEQALIKDPKFLWCCHCSYGFIYDGDQLKVTCFQCRNSFCAQCKKPWESQHAGLSCEQYQLWKRENDPEYQRQGLAGYLRDNGITCPNCRFQYALSKGGCMHFCCSQCRYQFCSGCNNPFHTTCAVDECSVSGLHAHHPRDCLFYLRDWEPSRLQALLQNNGVAFNTEPPPGTQTGLCGVIEQKDEGGQQPDSACGAQTQHGHAGLCEKHYREYLVSLINSHSVDPAPLYSSNELLLACRRYKVDDNRREGEDGFNYFSRLLQKLMEEVPLGDKVPRKK, from the exons ATGCCCTGCAG aatgcCATCTCTGTCGGAGCAGCTGCAAGAGGTGCGGAGTCTGGCTGAAGTGTGTCTGTACTCTGGTGGCAAGGTGGTGGAGGTGCGGGTTGGGGTGATGGCGATGGCAAATCTGCCCTTACCGCCCTGCTCCAAATACTGCCACATCGCCGCCGAGACCATGGTCATAGAAAACAGCTTCGGCATCAACAGGAAGGAG ACCCTTGCATCTCTCCAGCGATTGTCCACAGCACTGAACATCCTAGAAAAGTATGGCTGTAATTTGACAAACCCCAACAGGCCTAAGTACTGGAGAACTGTGAAACACAACAACCCAGTGTTCAGGGCCACCGTTGATGCAATTCAg GGAGGACGAGCAGTGCTCTGTCTCTATGGTTACTCCAATCAGCAGCCAGATGGGCTCAGCTTCCCAGATGATGTCACAGATCCTGATGTGGGCCGAGTTGCTGCAGTAACACTCGAAGTGATGAGTCTGAGGATGGAACTAGAAATGCTtattaag GATGCTCATCCCCACCCTGAGTTCTATGAGAGAATCCTTCCTACGCTAAGACACAAG gATGTGGGTCTCAACACCGACACTGTGGTCTGCCACTTCTCCTCCCCTTCATACCGTTCAGACGGTCAGACCAAGTCTCTAGCCTTCCCCCTCCACCATCACTCCTCCAGGGAGAACAGTCGTGGCCAGTCCCTGTCCTCCAACCACCAAAGTCTCAGGTCCATTCAGGTCTTTCCCACTTCTTCAAAAAAACACCCAG AGAACTGCACTATCTGTGGAATATTCCGTATCTCTGCCCACTGCCTCACCTGCCTCCTGGGGCTCTGCTCAGAATGTGACAGACTGTACCACTCCTACCCTGAGAGGGCTAACCACCGTCGAACAGCTGtctcatcatcctcctcctcatcatcatcatcctcatcatccaaaaacagaaacagtcaAGG GTCTTCCGCCTGGAGTTGCCTCCACTGCTCTAAAGTCAACTCCGTCCAGGAAGTGCTGTGTGAGGCGTGTGAGCGCCCTCGCCTGGAATTGATCAGCTCTAAAGTAGACGAATCTCAGCCTGCCACCGTCACTG aCTGGCAGTGTAAGAGCTGTACCATGGTGAATGCAGCCAGCAGTATTCTGTGTGAAGTGTGTGAAAGACCTCGTTTGGCTACACGACCTCCAGAGACTCCGTCACACCCACCCATCACCCCCCCCAGACCACCGGCACCAGTACTGGGCATGCCAGGTGACCCTGACAGCCAG TGGGTGTGTCAGTTCTGTACGTATCTGAACTACTCTCCAGCTACAGTGTGTGAGATGTGTGACCTGGCTCGTCCAGAGCCAGCACCCCTGCCTGCGAAGCTCCGCCCTCCCTCCCCTGTCAGACGGGTCCCCGCCCTGCCAATCAAACCCAAAGAGCCCGCTCCTGAAGACCTGGATTCCTGGAGGCAGAGGCTCATGAAGGAAGAGGGACTGAAGTTGATTCAACTGATTAGA GATGGGGAGAAGAAAGGAGTGAGTCCAGAGGAGGTGTATACAAGCATGAGGGTAGCAGGGGACAGCAGCATTCTACCATGCAAGTGGCTCAAGACAGAGCTTCCTCTGCTGTTAGACCAGATCAGGACATTGGTGGCAACATCTTCCCTTCAGTCTGTTTCTGACAAGACTACAACAGAGCGCACA AACAGGTCATGTAAAGCACCTGCTGAAGATGCTGGGAAAGAGGTGGGCCCTGCAGAAACAGAAAGTGGGGTCCAGTTGTCCAGAGTAGAGGCCAAGCAGGCATGGCTGACAGCGGGGGGCGAAAGCGAGAGAGCTGCCAGGCAAGCTCTGAGGGACAGACTCGCCAAG GTAAAGGAGCTGTGTACGCTGGGCTTTAGCGACGAGGCTCGCTGTCATGAGGTTCTGAGACAGAGTGGTGGTGAGGTGAGAGGGGCCCTGGCCCTGCTGCAGCGACCCCTTCTGGAGCCCTTCCACAAGCACATTTGGAGTGACAAGCCTGAGCCTCCTGTAGACATCCATCACCCTGACAAACAG CACATATGTCGGAGGTTACTAGCAGTGTACGATCTTCCCAGCTGGGGTCGCTGTGAGCTGGCACTGTCGCTGCTTCTGGAGCACAGTGCCCCGTACTCCCTGGAAGATGTGGTGCAGGCTGTGCGAGAGTCCCACGACAGGGAGTTCATCAAAAGAGTGCTGGCTAAAGAGTGTCccatctgcctctctgtcttccCCCACAGCAAG aTGCAGTCTCTGACGTCGTGTCAGTgttctgtgtgttgtggttgtttcCAGCAGCACTTCACCATCGCTGTAAGGGACAAACACATAAGAGACATGGTGTGTCCAGTCTGCTGGGAGCCGGACATCAATGACCCTGAACACTTAAACAGCTACTTCTCCACCCTGGACATCCAG CTGCGAGAGTGTCTGGAGCCAGAAGTCTATGAGCTGTTCCACAAGAAGCTGACAGAGCAGGCTCTGATCAAGGACCCCAAGTTCCTCTGGTGCTGTCAT TGTTCATATGGGTTCATCTATGATGGAGACCAGCTTAAAGTCACCTGTTTTCAGTGCCGCAACAGTTTCTGTGCTCAGTGTAAAAAGCCT TGGGAGTCTCAGCATGCAGGTCTGTCCTGTGAACAGTACCAGTTATGGAAGAGAGAGAATGATCCAGAGTATCAGAGACAGGGCCTGGCTGGATACCTCAGAGACAACGGCATCA CCTGTCCTAACTGTCGCTTTCAGTACGCGCTGTCTAAAGGAGGCTGcatgcatttctgctgctctcagtGTCGTTACCAGTTCTGCAGTGGCTGCAACAACCCGTTCCACACT aCCTGTGCAGTGGACGAGTGCAGCGTGTCTGGATTACATGCCCATCATCCCAGAGACTGCCTCTTCTATCTGAGAGACTGGGAACCATCCAGACTGCAGGCTTTACTGCAG AATAACGGCGTGGCCTTCAACACTGAGCCCCCTCCCGGAACCCAGACAG GTCTGTGTGGAGTGATAGAGCAGAAGGATGAGGGGGGGCAGCAGCCAGATTCAGCTTGTGGAGCTCAGACCCAACATGGGCATGCTGGACTCTGCGA GAAGCATTACCGGGAGTACCTGGTCAGCCTGATCAACAGCCACTCCGTTGACCCCGCCCCCCTCTACAGCTCCAACGAGCTGCTGCTGGCCTGCAGGAGATACAAGGTGGACGACAACCGCAGGGAGGGAGAGGACGGCTTCAACTACTTCAGCAGACtgctccag AAACTGATGGAGGAAGTACCGCTTGGTGACAAGGTGCCACGGAAGAAATAA
- the rnf31 gene encoding E3 ubiquitin-protein ligase RNF31 isoform X2: MPSLSEQLQEVRSLAEVCLYSGGKVVEVRVGVMAMANLPLPPCSKYCHIAAETMVIENSFGINRKETLASLQRLSTALNILEKYGCNLTNPNRPKYWRTVKHNNPVFRATVDAIQGGRAVLCLYGYSNQQPDGLSFPDDVTDPDVGRVAAVTLEVMSLRMELEMLIKDAHPHPEFYERILPTLRHKDVGLNTDTVVCHFSSPSYRSDGQTKSLAFPLHHHSSRENSRGQSLSSNHQSLRSIQVFPTSSKKHPENCTICGIFRISAHCLTCLLGLCSECDRLYHSYPERANHRRTAVSSSSSSSSSSSSSKNRNSQGSSAWSCLHCSKVNSVQEVLCEACERPRLELISSKVDESQPATVTDWQCKSCTMVNAASSILCEVCERPRLATRPPETPSHPPITPPRPPAPVLGMPGDPDSQWVCQFCTYLNYSPATVCEMCDLARPEPAPLPAKLRPPSPVRRVPALPIKPKEPAPEDLDSWRQRLMKEEGLKLIQLIRDGEKKGVSPEEVYTSMRVAGDSSILPCKWLKTELPLLLDQIRTLVATSSLQSVSDKTTTERTNRSCKAPAEDAGKEVGPAETESGVQLSRVEAKQAWLTAGGESERAARQALRDRLAKVKELCTLGFSDEARCHEVLRQSGGEVRGALALLQRPLLEPFHKHIWSDKPEPPVDIHHPDKQHICRRLLAVYDLPSWGRCELALSLLLEHSAPYSLEDVVQAVRESHDREFIKRVLAKECPICLSVFPHSKMQSLTSCQCSVCCGCFQQHFTIAVRDKHIRDMVCPVCWEPDINDPEHLNSYFSTLDIQLRECLEPEVYELFHKKLTEQALIKDPKFLWCCHCSYGFIYDGDQLKVTCFQCRNSFCAQCKKPWESQHAGLSCEQYQLWKRENDPEYQRQGLAGYLRDNGITCPNCRFQYALSKGGCMHFCCSQCRYQFCSGCNNPFHTTCAVDECSVSGLHAHHPRDCLFYLRDWEPSRLQALLQNNGVAFNTEPPPGTQTGLCGVIEQKDEGGQQPDSACGAQTQHGHAGLCEKHYREYLVSLINSHSVDPAPLYSSNELLLACRRYKVDDNRREGEDGFNYFSRLLQKLMEEVPLGDKVPRKK; this comes from the exons atgcCATCTCTGTCGGAGCAGCTGCAAGAGGTGCGGAGTCTGGCTGAAGTGTGTCTGTACTCTGGTGGCAAGGTGGTGGAGGTGCGGGTTGGGGTGATGGCGATGGCAAATCTGCCCTTACCGCCCTGCTCCAAATACTGCCACATCGCCGCCGAGACCATGGTCATAGAAAACAGCTTCGGCATCAACAGGAAGGAG ACCCTTGCATCTCTCCAGCGATTGTCCACAGCACTGAACATCCTAGAAAAGTATGGCTGTAATTTGACAAACCCCAACAGGCCTAAGTACTGGAGAACTGTGAAACACAACAACCCAGTGTTCAGGGCCACCGTTGATGCAATTCAg GGAGGACGAGCAGTGCTCTGTCTCTATGGTTACTCCAATCAGCAGCCAGATGGGCTCAGCTTCCCAGATGATGTCACAGATCCTGATGTGGGCCGAGTTGCTGCAGTAACACTCGAAGTGATGAGTCTGAGGATGGAACTAGAAATGCTtattaag GATGCTCATCCCCACCCTGAGTTCTATGAGAGAATCCTTCCTACGCTAAGACACAAG gATGTGGGTCTCAACACCGACACTGTGGTCTGCCACTTCTCCTCCCCTTCATACCGTTCAGACGGTCAGACCAAGTCTCTAGCCTTCCCCCTCCACCATCACTCCTCCAGGGAGAACAGTCGTGGCCAGTCCCTGTCCTCCAACCACCAAAGTCTCAGGTCCATTCAGGTCTTTCCCACTTCTTCAAAAAAACACCCAG AGAACTGCACTATCTGTGGAATATTCCGTATCTCTGCCCACTGCCTCACCTGCCTCCTGGGGCTCTGCTCAGAATGTGACAGACTGTACCACTCCTACCCTGAGAGGGCTAACCACCGTCGAACAGCTGtctcatcatcctcctcctcatcatcatcatcctcatcatccaaaaacagaaacagtcaAGG GTCTTCCGCCTGGAGTTGCCTCCACTGCTCTAAAGTCAACTCCGTCCAGGAAGTGCTGTGTGAGGCGTGTGAGCGCCCTCGCCTGGAATTGATCAGCTCTAAAGTAGACGAATCTCAGCCTGCCACCGTCACTG aCTGGCAGTGTAAGAGCTGTACCATGGTGAATGCAGCCAGCAGTATTCTGTGTGAAGTGTGTGAAAGACCTCGTTTGGCTACACGACCTCCAGAGACTCCGTCACACCCACCCATCACCCCCCCCAGACCACCGGCACCAGTACTGGGCATGCCAGGTGACCCTGACAGCCAG TGGGTGTGTCAGTTCTGTACGTATCTGAACTACTCTCCAGCTACAGTGTGTGAGATGTGTGACCTGGCTCGTCCAGAGCCAGCACCCCTGCCTGCGAAGCTCCGCCCTCCCTCCCCTGTCAGACGGGTCCCCGCCCTGCCAATCAAACCCAAAGAGCCCGCTCCTGAAGACCTGGATTCCTGGAGGCAGAGGCTCATGAAGGAAGAGGGACTGAAGTTGATTCAACTGATTAGA GATGGGGAGAAGAAAGGAGTGAGTCCAGAGGAGGTGTATACAAGCATGAGGGTAGCAGGGGACAGCAGCATTCTACCATGCAAGTGGCTCAAGACAGAGCTTCCTCTGCTGTTAGACCAGATCAGGACATTGGTGGCAACATCTTCCCTTCAGTCTGTTTCTGACAAGACTACAACAGAGCGCACA AACAGGTCATGTAAAGCACCTGCTGAAGATGCTGGGAAAGAGGTGGGCCCTGCAGAAACAGAAAGTGGGGTCCAGTTGTCCAGAGTAGAGGCCAAGCAGGCATGGCTGACAGCGGGGGGCGAAAGCGAGAGAGCTGCCAGGCAAGCTCTGAGGGACAGACTCGCCAAG GTAAAGGAGCTGTGTACGCTGGGCTTTAGCGACGAGGCTCGCTGTCATGAGGTTCTGAGACAGAGTGGTGGTGAGGTGAGAGGGGCCCTGGCCCTGCTGCAGCGACCCCTTCTGGAGCCCTTCCACAAGCACATTTGGAGTGACAAGCCTGAGCCTCCTGTAGACATCCATCACCCTGACAAACAG CACATATGTCGGAGGTTACTAGCAGTGTACGATCTTCCCAGCTGGGGTCGCTGTGAGCTGGCACTGTCGCTGCTTCTGGAGCACAGTGCCCCGTACTCCCTGGAAGATGTGGTGCAGGCTGTGCGAGAGTCCCACGACAGGGAGTTCATCAAAAGAGTGCTGGCTAAAGAGTGTCccatctgcctctctgtcttccCCCACAGCAAG aTGCAGTCTCTGACGTCGTGTCAGTgttctgtgtgttgtggttgtttcCAGCAGCACTTCACCATCGCTGTAAGGGACAAACACATAAGAGACATGGTGTGTCCAGTCTGCTGGGAGCCGGACATCAATGACCCTGAACACTTAAACAGCTACTTCTCCACCCTGGACATCCAG CTGCGAGAGTGTCTGGAGCCAGAAGTCTATGAGCTGTTCCACAAGAAGCTGACAGAGCAGGCTCTGATCAAGGACCCCAAGTTCCTCTGGTGCTGTCAT TGTTCATATGGGTTCATCTATGATGGAGACCAGCTTAAAGTCACCTGTTTTCAGTGCCGCAACAGTTTCTGTGCTCAGTGTAAAAAGCCT TGGGAGTCTCAGCATGCAGGTCTGTCCTGTGAACAGTACCAGTTATGGAAGAGAGAGAATGATCCAGAGTATCAGAGACAGGGCCTGGCTGGATACCTCAGAGACAACGGCATCA CCTGTCCTAACTGTCGCTTTCAGTACGCGCTGTCTAAAGGAGGCTGcatgcatttctgctgctctcagtGTCGTTACCAGTTCTGCAGTGGCTGCAACAACCCGTTCCACACT aCCTGTGCAGTGGACGAGTGCAGCGTGTCTGGATTACATGCCCATCATCCCAGAGACTGCCTCTTCTATCTGAGAGACTGGGAACCATCCAGACTGCAGGCTTTACTGCAG AATAACGGCGTGGCCTTCAACACTGAGCCCCCTCCCGGAACCCAGACAG GTCTGTGTGGAGTGATAGAGCAGAAGGATGAGGGGGGGCAGCAGCCAGATTCAGCTTGTGGAGCTCAGACCCAACATGGGCATGCTGGACTCTGCGA GAAGCATTACCGGGAGTACCTGGTCAGCCTGATCAACAGCCACTCCGTTGACCCCGCCCCCCTCTACAGCTCCAACGAGCTGCTGCTGGCCTGCAGGAGATACAAGGTGGACGACAACCGCAGGGAGGGAGAGGACGGCTTCAACTACTTCAGCAGACtgctccag AAACTGATGGAGGAAGTACCGCTTGGTGACAAGGTGCCACGGAAGAAATAA